A portion of the Natronococcus sp. AD-5 genome contains these proteins:
- a CDS encoding deoxyribonuclease IV gives MNVGAHVSISGSRVSSDDETPPYGDIRNAVHRQLAFGGNCGQIFTTSPQVWAQPEIGCEAAEGFREESDDLLEGPWVIHSAYLVNLCTPKDDLRRKSKESMQAELDAAEKLGIPYVNVHLGAHTGAGVEGGLDNAASLIDELDVPEDVRILIESDAGSGTKLGGEFEHLAGIIDRTETDIGICIDTAHTLVAGNDLTTPDAVDETVGRFDDEVGLEYLEYIHLNDSKHDVGTHKDEHAHVGEGYIGEDGMRAIVNHPDLRELPFALETPTEDGRGFAWNIEKVKEFRES, from the coding sequence ATGAACGTCGGTGCACACGTTTCGATCTCCGGCTCGCGCGTCTCCTCCGACGACGAAACACCGCCCTACGGCGACATTCGGAACGCGGTTCACCGCCAGCTCGCGTTCGGCGGCAACTGCGGGCAGATCTTTACGACCTCGCCGCAGGTCTGGGCCCAGCCCGAGATCGGCTGCGAGGCCGCCGAGGGCTTTCGCGAAGAGAGCGACGACCTGCTCGAGGGGCCGTGGGTGATCCACTCCGCCTACCTCGTCAACCTCTGTACGCCGAAAGACGACCTCCGCCGGAAGTCCAAGGAGAGCATGCAGGCGGAACTCGACGCCGCCGAGAAACTGGGAATTCCGTACGTGAACGTTCACCTCGGCGCCCACACGGGCGCCGGCGTCGAGGGCGGGCTCGACAACGCGGCGAGCCTCATCGACGAACTCGACGTCCCCGAGGACGTCCGGATCCTCATCGAATCCGACGCCGGCAGCGGCACGAAACTGGGCGGCGAGTTCGAACACCTCGCGGGGATCATCGACCGCACGGAGACCGACATCGGCATCTGTATCGACACCGCCCACACGCTGGTCGCGGGTAACGACCTCACGACTCCCGACGCGGTCGACGAGACGGTCGGCCGGTTCGACGACGAGGTCGGCCTCGAGTACCTCGAGTACATCCACCTCAACGACTCGAAGCACGACGTCGGGACCCACAAGGACGAACACGCCCACGTCGGCGAGGGCTACATCGGCGAGGACGGCATGCGCGCTATCGTCAACCATCCCGACCTGCGCGAGCTGCCGTTCGCGCTCGAGACGCCGACCGAGGACGGTCGCGGCTTCGCGTGGAACATCGAGAAGGTGAAAGAGTTTCGCGAGTCCTGA
- a CDS encoding phosphotransferase family protein → MQPETTQNRPQPGVSILDDLTIVRELHDVPPYRVYEVRIDGHRAVLKVDYHSRGHAAVEGRVHAYVAAHTTVPAPEILDVGDHHYVARWDDTLQTGETVDERWARAAGRTLATLHEDTDGEFDGFGQFRVGDSGLELAGHDDWLTAARDRLEYHRPFLERVGHADLVTIVDEFFAEHPALFEGAGNPVCCHGNVHPEHVASTAGEVTAVIDFEHALVAPGEYDYWRVVPPVFGTDPDVGDSVPDAFRDGYESVRPLRNGFERRRDAYQLVNLVAYVESLYLQENVEPSRLPKRAAFFRELAFDTLERLRDTVS, encoded by the coding sequence ATGCAACCGGAAACCACCCAGAACAGGCCACAGCCCGGTGTATCGATCCTCGACGATCTCACGATCGTCCGCGAACTCCACGACGTGCCGCCGTACCGCGTCTACGAGGTTCGAATCGACGGCCATCGAGCAGTGCTGAAAGTCGACTATCACTCGCGGGGCCACGCAGCCGTCGAAGGGCGGGTGCACGCGTACGTCGCAGCACACACGACGGTCCCCGCTCCCGAGATTCTCGACGTCGGAGACCACCATTACGTCGCGAGGTGGGACGACACCCTCCAGACGGGAGAGACGGTCGACGAGCGCTGGGCTCGAGCGGCCGGTCGAACGCTCGCGACGCTGCACGAGGACACCGACGGCGAGTTCGACGGATTCGGCCAGTTTCGAGTCGGCGACAGCGGACTCGAACTGGCAGGTCACGACGACTGGCTCACCGCCGCCCGGGACCGACTCGAGTACCACCGTCCGTTCCTCGAGCGCGTCGGTCACGCGGATCTCGTCACGATCGTGGACGAGTTTTTCGCCGAGCACCCGGCCCTCTTTGAGGGCGCCGGAAACCCCGTCTGCTGCCACGGAAACGTTCACCCGGAACACGTGGCGTCGACGGCCGGCGAAGTGACGGCCGTCATCGATTTCGAACACGCGCTCGTCGCGCCCGGAGAGTACGATTACTGGCGGGTCGTCCCTCCCGTATTCGGGACCGACCCCGACGTTGGCGACAGCGTTCCCGACGCGTTTCGCGACGGGTACGAATCCGTCCGACCGTTACGAAACGGCTTCGAACGGCGACGAGACGCCTACCAGCTCGTCAACCTCGTGGCGTACGTCGAATCGCTCTACCTCCAGGAGAACGTCGAGCCGTCGAGGCTGCCGAAGCGGGCGGCGTTCTTTCGCGAACTCGCGTTCGACACCCTCGAGCGATTGCGCGACACCGTCTCGTGA
- a CDS encoding class I SAM-dependent methyltransferase encodes MREFSEAYLKRTRKGMWDDTRAALEPLALDSRDRVLDVGCGTGELSRVLAAECPGEVIGCDADSDLLEVAGEHVPVVAGDALRLPFPDDAFDLVVCQALLINLPEPTAALAEFVRVSSDLVAAVEPDNAAVEVDSSVATEAPLEARARRAYLDGISTDVTLGADTGDAFADAGLEVLETCRYDHERTIEPPYGETAVTIAQRKATGAGLADDRETMLEGSMNDEEYDELRSAWRSMGRNVIEQMEERSYRRSEEIPFFVTVGRVTRDSR; translated from the coding sequence GTGCGCGAGTTCTCCGAAGCCTACCTCAAGCGGACCCGCAAGGGGATGTGGGACGACACCCGGGCGGCGCTCGAGCCGCTGGCCCTCGACTCCCGCGACCGCGTCCTCGACGTCGGCTGTGGGACCGGCGAGCTGAGTCGCGTACTCGCGGCGGAGTGTCCGGGCGAGGTGATCGGCTGCGACGCCGATTCCGACCTGCTCGAGGTCGCCGGCGAGCACGTCCCGGTCGTCGCCGGCGACGCCCTCCGACTGCCGTTTCCCGACGACGCGTTCGACCTCGTCGTCTGCCAGGCGCTGTTGATCAACCTGCCCGAGCCGACGGCCGCGCTCGCGGAGTTCGTCCGCGTCTCGAGCGACCTCGTCGCCGCCGTCGAACCGGACAACGCCGCCGTCGAGGTCGACTCGAGCGTGGCGACCGAAGCGCCGCTCGAGGCGCGGGCGCGACGAGCCTACCTCGACGGCATCTCGACCGACGTGACGCTCGGCGCCGACACCGGGGACGCGTTCGCGGACGCGGGCCTCGAAGTGCTCGAGACGTGCCGGTACGATCACGAGCGGACGATCGAACCGCCCTACGGCGAGACGGCGGTGACGATCGCACAGCGAAAGGCGACGGGCGCGGGGCTGGCCGACGACCGGGAGACGATGCTCGAGGGGTCGATGAACGACGAGGAGTACGACGAACTCCGCAGCGCCTGGCGATCGATGGGCCGGAACGTGATCGAACAGATGGAGGAGCGGTCCTACCGCCGGAGCGAGGAGATTCCGTTTTTCGTCACCGTCGGCCGGGTGACTCGAGACAGTAGGTAA
- a CDS encoding DUF7095 family protein — protein sequence MSEFDRGAAVDRLEDLVETVERERMPVPVREIWAFGDVALGLDPVDRLDVYLTKDVLMRDDSGTSADDDPNAKCGIEGVGKSVRADWAAEYPEHLRANANGHAAPEKCLAAHLLGDDEPIHLEVCNASFEDNVTQRLRGAKLRDDYTQLLDPRGVCLWVDGTRSEEAFRKLRESELALPTLSAALEMLGMDADEASDAARELHAWREQQDGVTVRGDVV from the coding sequence ATGAGTGAATTTGACCGCGGCGCCGCGGTCGATCGACTCGAGGACCTGGTCGAAACCGTCGAGCGGGAGCGGATGCCCGTCCCGGTACGCGAGATCTGGGCCTTCGGCGACGTCGCGCTGGGACTCGATCCCGTCGACCGGCTCGACGTTTACCTGACGAAGGACGTGCTGATGCGTGACGACAGCGGGACGAGCGCCGACGACGATCCGAACGCCAAGTGCGGAATCGAGGGCGTCGGCAAGTCGGTCCGGGCGGACTGGGCCGCCGAGTATCCCGAGCATCTCCGCGCCAACGCGAACGGCCACGCCGCGCCCGAGAAGTGCCTCGCGGCACACCTCCTCGGAGACGACGAACCGATCCACCTCGAGGTCTGTAACGCCAGCTTCGAGGACAACGTCACCCAGCGGCTCCGCGGCGCGAAGCTCCGGGACGATTACACCCAGTTGCTCGACCCCCGCGGCGTCTGCCTCTGGGTCGACGGCACCCGAAGCGAGGAGGCGTTCCGAAAACTTCGCGAGAGCGAACTCGCGCTGCCGACGCTGTCGGCCGCCCTCGAGATGCTCGGGATGGACGCCGACGAGGCGAGCGACGCGGCCCGGGAACTCCACGCCTGGCGCGAGCAACAGGACGGCGTGACGGTGCGCGGCGACGTGGTCTGA
- a CDS encoding DUF4442 domain-containing protein produces MLASLRSRLYRIGFNLFPAYRRTGGRVTYISPDWQEVRIKLPLNWRTRNYVGTTFGGSMYAAVDPFYMMMLLRNLGDEYVVWDKEAEIRFKKPGKETLYATFTLTDEEIDAIEAELTTDGTDAIDRHYAVDLVDADGTVHATVRNTVYVTTDRTKAA; encoded by the coding sequence ATGCTCGCCTCGCTTCGATCGCGTCTCTATCGAATCGGGTTCAACCTCTTTCCCGCGTATCGTCGGACCGGCGGTCGAGTCACGTACATCTCGCCGGACTGGCAGGAGGTTCGGATAAAGCTCCCGCTAAACTGGCGAACCCGGAACTACGTCGGCACGACCTTCGGCGGCAGCATGTACGCGGCCGTCGATCCGTTCTACATGATGATGCTGCTCAGGAACCTCGGCGACGAGTACGTCGTCTGGGACAAGGAAGCGGAAATCCGATTCAAGAAGCCGGGGAAAGAGACGCTGTACGCGACGTTTACGCTGACCGACGAGGAGATCGACGCGATCGAGGCCGAACTGACAACCGACGGAACGGACGCGATCGATCGCCACTACGCCGTCGACCTCGTCGACGCCGACGGAACGGTTCACGCGACCGTCCGTAACACCGTTTACGTGACAACTGACCGGACGAAAGCGGCCTGA
- a CDS encoding alpha/beta hydrolase, with protein MRHRIFHDDGDDDLVFVMGWGNRWTHENVSWLIGKLTEAGYRVHAFELPTNIDDFKADWLEPIAEYVRDLEEYQLLGHSAGALVAQALDGADNHVYLSPWWGYSSRHPEPLLEVVSRLDTTFPCLPVGEMDRDALGEKATDHQLATMPRWVSPAFVRETRHAQRDLLAIDHDAVVFCSLRDSVVSLRPIGERVPAEHVVLYDGGHELFSSASRERYVDLLLDALESGAKAVEAREHVIG; from the coding sequence ATGAGACACCGGATCTTCCACGACGATGGCGACGACGACCTCGTCTTCGTCATGGGCTGGGGCAACCGCTGGACCCACGAGAACGTCAGCTGGCTCATCGGGAAGTTGACCGAGGCCGGCTACCGCGTTCACGCCTTCGAGCTGCCGACGAACATCGACGACTTCAAAGCCGACTGGCTCGAGCCGATCGCCGAGTACGTCCGCGACCTCGAGGAGTACCAGCTGCTGGGACACAGCGCGGGCGCGCTCGTCGCACAGGCGCTCGACGGCGCGGACAACCACGTGTACCTGAGTCCGTGGTGGGGCTACAGCAGCCGGCACCCGGAACCGCTGCTCGAGGTCGTCTCTCGCCTCGATACGACGTTCCCCTGTCTCCCGGTCGGCGAGATGGACAGGGACGCCCTCGGCGAGAAGGCCACCGATCACCAGCTCGCGACGATGCCGCGGTGGGTCTCACCCGCGTTCGTCCGGGAGACGCGCCACGCACAGCGGGACCTGCTCGCGATCGATCACGACGCCGTCGTCTTCTGCTCGCTTCGGGATTCCGTCGTCAGCCTCCGTCCGATCGGCGAGCGGGTTCCCGCCGAACACGTCGTCCTCTACGACGGCGGCCACGAACTGTTCTCCTCGGCGAGTCGGGAGCGTTACGTCGATCTCCTGCTCGACGCGCTCGAGAGCGGGGCCAAAGCCGTCGAAGCGCGCGAACACGTCATCGGCTGA
- the ncsA gene encoding tRNA 2-thiolation protein NcsA has translation MDCNRCDEEAIMHAAYSGAHLCTDHFRESVEKRVRRRVRRDDLVPHDATPDDPQTWVIGLSGGKDSVVLTRILHDTFAEDPRIELVGLTIHEGIEGYRDASLEACIDLTDELDIRHEVVTYEDEFGIRMDDVVEDDPENMAACAYCGVFRRDVLSRYADDLEADLLLTGHNLDDEAQTALMNFLEGDVAQIAKHFDASLGPLSERSDQDEFVPRAKPLRDVPEKEVALYAHVENLPAHITECPHASEAYRGEIQQLLYDLEENHPGTRHSILSGYEELAGIVADDRKGEGEDEGGPDLQECVECGSTTTREVCRKCSLLESLA, from the coding sequence ATGGATTGTAACCGGTGTGACGAGGAGGCGATCATGCACGCCGCCTACTCCGGGGCGCACCTCTGTACGGACCACTTCCGCGAGTCGGTCGAAAAGCGGGTGCGGCGCCGTGTGCGCCGGGACGACCTCGTCCCCCACGACGCGACGCCGGACGACCCGCAGACGTGGGTCATCGGACTCTCGGGAGGTAAAGACAGCGTCGTGCTCACGCGGATCCTCCACGACACGTTCGCCGAGGATCCTCGGATCGAACTCGTCGGACTGACGATTCACGAGGGCATCGAGGGCTATCGGGACGCGAGCCTCGAGGCCTGCATCGACCTCACCGACGAACTCGACATCCGCCACGAGGTCGTCACCTACGAGGACGAATTCGGGATTCGGATGGACGACGTCGTCGAAGACGACCCCGAGAACATGGCGGCCTGCGCCTACTGCGGCGTCTTCCGGCGGGACGTCCTCTCTCGGTACGCCGACGACCTCGAGGCAGACCTCCTCCTGACGGGCCACAACCTGGACGACGAGGCCCAGACCGCGCTGATGAACTTCCTCGAGGGCGACGTCGCCCAGATCGCCAAACACTTCGACGCGAGCCTCGGTCCGCTGTCCGAACGCAGCGATCAGGACGAGTTCGTCCCGCGCGCGAAGCCGCTGCGGGACGTCCCCGAGAAGGAGGTCGCGCTGTACGCCCACGTCGAGAACCTCCCCGCGCACATCACCGAGTGCCCCCACGCCAGCGAGGCCTACCGCGGCGAGATCCAGCAACTGCTGTACGACTTAGAGGAGAACCACCCCGGGACGCGCCACTCGATTCTCTCCGGCTACGAGGAGCTCGCCGGCATCGTCGCCGACGACCGCAAGGGCGAAGGCGAGGACGAGGGCGGCCCCGACCTGCAAGAGTGCGTCGAGTGTGGCTCGACGACGACACGGGAGGTTTGTCGAAAGTGTTCGCTGCTCGAGTCGCTGGCCTGA
- the ftsZ gene encoding cell division protein FtsZ: MQDIVQDALENAEEEAREMDASMDDDDEFGDPRIVIVGCGGAGNNTINRLYNIGVDGADTVAINTDKQHLKMIEADTKILVGKSLTNGLGAGGDPSMGERATEMAQSTIKEVLGDADLVFVTAGMGGGTGTGAAPVVSKIAKEQGAIVVGMVSTPFNVERARTVKAEEGLEKLRDRADSIIVLDNNRLLDYVPNLPIGKAFSVMDQIIAETVKGISETITQPSLINLDYADMSTIMNQGGVAVMLVGETQDKNKSDEVVKDAMNHPLLDVDYRGASGGLVHITGGPDLTLKEAEGIADNITERLEASANVIWGARIQENYKGKVRVMAIMTGVQSAQVLGPTTQKQADKSRASIEGVNDAEFDASNNVEQRQYGAKSDGGTNALERQNGVDVIR; the protein is encoded by the coding sequence ATGCAGGATATCGTTCAGGATGCACTCGAGAACGCCGAAGAAGAGGCCCGTGAGATGGACGCGTCGATGGACGACGACGACGAGTTCGGCGATCCGCGGATCGTCATCGTCGGCTGTGGCGGCGCCGGAAACAACACGATCAACCGGCTGTACAACATCGGCGTCGACGGTGCTGACACCGTTGCGATCAACACGGACAAGCAGCACCTGAAGATGATTGAGGCCGACACCAAGATCCTGGTAGGTAAGTCGCTCACGAACGGGCTCGGCGCCGGCGGCGATCCGTCGATGGGCGAGCGCGCGACCGAGATGGCCCAGAGCACGATCAAGGAGGTCCTCGGCGACGCGGACCTCGTGTTCGTAACCGCGGGAATGGGTGGTGGCACCGGCACGGGTGCCGCCCCCGTCGTCTCGAAGATCGCCAAAGAGCAGGGTGCGATCGTCGTCGGGATGGTCTCGACGCCGTTCAACGTCGAGCGCGCCCGCACGGTGAAAGCCGAGGAAGGCCTCGAGAAGCTCCGCGATCGGGCTGACTCGATCATCGTCCTCGACAACAACCGACTGCTCGACTACGTCCCGAACCTCCCGATCGGCAAGGCGTTCTCGGTGATGGACCAGATCATCGCCGAGACCGTCAAGGGGATCTCGGAGACGATCACCCAGCCCTCGTTGATCAACCTGGACTACGCGGACATGTCCACGATCATGAACCAGGGCGGGGTCGCGGTGATGCTGGTCGGCGAGACCCAGGACAAGAACAAAAGCGACGAGGTCGTCAAGGACGCGATGAACCACCCGCTGCTGGACGTCGACTACCGCGGCGCCTCCGGCGGACTCGTCCACATCACTGGCGGTCCCGACCTCACCCTCAAGGAGGCCGAAGGCATCGCCGACAACATCACCGAGCGCCTCGAGGCTTCGGCGAACGTCATCTGGGGCGCCCGCATCCAGGAGAACTACAAGGGCAAGGTTCGCGTCATGGCGATCATGACCGGCGTCCAGAGCGCCCAGGTTCTCGGCCCGACCACGCAGAAACAGGCCGACAAGTCTCGCGCGAGCATCGAAGGCGTAAACGATGCGGAGTTCGACGCGAGCAACAACGTCGAACAGCGTCAGTACGGCGCGAAGAGTGACGGCGGAACGAACGCACTCGAGCGACAGAACGGCGTCGACGTCATCCGGTAA
- a CDS encoding ribbon-helix-helix domain-containing protein — protein sequence MERVTLRIPKQQIEEVEQLVDSGEFPNRSEAIRSAVREMINEQADGRAEQANKRNWAKV from the coding sequence ATGGAGCGTGTGACACTGCGAATTCCAAAACAGCAGATCGAGGAGGTCGAACAACTGGTCGACTCGGGTGAGTTCCCGAATCGAAGCGAGGCTATCCGTTCGGCCGTTCGTGAGATGATCAACGAACAGGCCGACGGACGGGCGGAACAGGCGAACAAACGCAATTGGGCCAAGGTGTAA
- a CDS encoding double zinc ribbon domain-containing protein produces the protein MSKITFRADDDLVAQLEELDASKSEVMREALRAFLADEGQSASTERTTETAIDDLVRERVDDLLTERLGDRRAGGRRQPASQPQDVNVTISLEGEQVRSGGQPDARVTATEPDPDQGQRRTSRQETERDTACVQCGERVDAEHVYCPNCGEKASRRLFCDCGDEVRSDWSFCPSCGRRTPAADVLDSGQPK, from the coding sequence ATGAGCAAGATCACGTTCCGGGCGGACGACGACCTCGTCGCGCAACTCGAGGAGCTCGACGCGTCCAAAAGCGAAGTCATGCGGGAGGCGCTGCGAGCCTTCCTCGCGGACGAGGGGCAGTCCGCGTCGACGGAACGGACGACGGAGACCGCGATCGACGATCTGGTTCGAGAGCGCGTCGACGACCTCCTCACGGAGCGACTCGGCGACCGCCGGGCCGGTGGTCGCCGACAGCCAGCGTCCCAGCCGCAGGACGTGAACGTCACGATCTCGCTCGAGGGCGAACAGGTTCGGAGCGGGGGTCAGCCCGACGCTCGAGTCACGGCAACCGAACCCGACCCCGATCAGGGCCAGCGCCGTACGTCCCGACAGGAGACGGAGAGGGACACTGCCTGTGTGCAGTGTGGCGAACGGGTCGACGCGGAGCACGTGTACTGTCCGAACTGCGGTGAGAAGGCCTCGCGGCGGCTGTTCTGCGACTGTGGCGACGAGGTACGCTCGGACTGGTCGTTCTGTCCGAGCTGCGGGCGGCGGACCCCGGCCGCGGACGTGCTGGACTCCGGACAGCCTAAATAA
- a CDS encoding DUF5789 family protein has product MSEDGPSRDRAQDRAEQRKSRRADETESILGDVERHLGELEYPITSEEIASEYGNEPIDMPNETESLGSVFDRLAGEEYDSPEEVREAVYGEVTGEAGDRQEANPERDLDQLDEQKQGSAGESGSDAL; this is encoded by the coding sequence ATGAGCGAGGACGGACCGAGTCGTGACCGCGCACAGGATCGCGCCGAGCAGCGCAAGTCGCGGCGGGCCGACGAGACCGAATCGATCCTCGGGGACGTCGAGCGACACCTCGGGGAGCTCGAGTATCCGATCACGAGCGAGGAAATCGCTTCCGAGTACGGCAACGAGCCGATCGACATGCCCAACGAGACGGAGTCGCTCGGCAGCGTCTTCGATCGACTGGCCGGCGAGGAGTACGACTCGCCCGAGGAAGTCCGCGAAGCCGTCTACGGCGAGGTGACGGGCGAGGCCGGCGACAGACAGGAAGCGAATCCCGAACGCGATCTCGATCAGCTGGACGAGCAGAAGCAGGGATCGGCCGGCGAGAGCGGCAGCGACGCGCTCTAA
- a CDS encoding translation initiation factor IF-2 subunit beta, with protein MDYESSLNRAMDEVPDIGGDESRLDIPDPETQKDGAFTRFRNLGDIADVLSREDEHVHRFIQREMGTSGKLENGRGRYNGTFSEQDFSAAIDAYVDEYVLCSECGLPDTRLVRENRTPMLRCDACGAFRPVTKRSSSSQQQQQADAVEEGETYTVEITGTGRKGDGVAEKGSYTIFVPGAEEGDVVDIYIKNISGNLAFARLA; from the coding sequence ATGGATTACGAGTCGAGTCTCAACCGAGCGATGGACGAAGTGCCGGACATCGGCGGCGACGAGAGCCGTCTGGATATCCCCGATCCGGAAACGCAGAAAGACGGCGCGTTTACGCGGTTCAGGAACCTGGGCGATATCGCCGACGTGCTCTCGCGCGAGGACGAACACGTCCACCGGTTCATCCAGCGCGAGATGGGGACCAGCGGCAAACTCGAGAACGGCCGCGGCCGGTACAACGGGACCTTCTCCGAGCAGGACTTCAGCGCGGCGATCGACGCCTACGTCGACGAGTACGTCCTCTGTTCGGAGTGTGGCCTGCCGGACACCCGCCTCGTCCGCGAGAACCGCACCCCGATGCTGCGCTGTGACGCCTGCGGTGCGTTCCGCCCCGTCACGAAGCGCTCCTCGAGCAGCCAGCAACAGCAGCAGGCCGACGCCGTCGAAGAGGGCGAGACTTACACGGTCGAGATCACCGGCACCGGTCGCAAGGGCGACGGCGTCGCGGAGAAAGGCAGTTACACGATCTTCGTCCCCGGCGCGGAGGAGGGTGACGTCGTCGACATCTACATCAAGAACATCTCCGGCAACCTGGCGTTCGCTCGACTCGCCTGA
- a CDS encoding helix-turn-helix transcriptional regulator gives MSYRQASPVSRLVARTGRLSRRCVSHVEQLLTDFTARLREEPANSGSAVKRRNQGAASDAESFENEHQAALVDSDDGPTSRSELLEYGFTPEEYVRAVLEKHDGRFKQCRLVEEYGWSSSTVSRLLTDLERRGVVERYRVGREKVVRLPDAASSAC, from the coding sequence ATGAGTTACCGCCAGGCTTCGCCCGTCTCGCGGCTGGTCGCCCGTACCGGCCGACTGAGCCGGCGCTGCGTCTCCCACGTCGAACAGCTGTTGACCGATTTCACCGCCAGGCTACGCGAGGAACCGGCGAACTCCGGTTCCGCCGTGAAGCGACGCAACCAGGGGGCTGCCTCGGACGCGGAGTCGTTCGAGAACGAGCACCAGGCAGCGCTCGTCGACTCCGACGACGGCCCGACCAGTCGCAGCGAATTGCTCGAGTACGGGTTCACTCCCGAAGAGTACGTGCGCGCGGTTCTCGAGAAGCACGACGGGCGGTTCAAACAGTGCCGTCTCGTCGAGGAGTACGGCTGGTCGTCGTCGACCGTCAGCCGCCTCCTGACGGATCTCGAGCGGCGAGGGGTGGTCGAACGGTATCGGGTCGGCCGCGAGAAGGTCGTTCGCCTTCCCGACGCCGCCTCGAGTGCGTGTTAG
- a CDS encoding M24 family metallopeptidase translates to MATKLPANEFEDRLERVRDRLAETDADAGVWFGATSIEYLTGFDHIQTERPVVLAVTADRIEITVPRLEVERVSANSRIDAVHHYDDYPGGQPIRTVVDMLEGLSVDRVAADSEGAPGTMGYQGPPLTEFVSVETQGWASRLRWEKSDAEVDLIRESATWANLGHRYLADYTEPGAHPATASQRASADASRAMLDALGERYVPRTRGDGPVSAGYIAGEQTRLPHGHTANRRLEEGDALITGATANVDGYRSELERTMFVGEPSDEQAHYFELMLEAQDIAIEALGPGVPIAAVDRAVRNYFEEQGVADLAQHHVGHNIGLGGHEPPYIDRGWGDHCESDHTSYDADDAAMRPGHVWTIEPGIYTETDGYRHSDTIAITEDGIEWLTHYPRDLESNVVPVE, encoded by the coding sequence ATGGCAACGAAACTTCCGGCGAACGAGTTCGAGGACCGCCTCGAACGCGTTCGCGACCGTCTCGCGGAGACGGACGCCGACGCCGGCGTCTGGTTCGGCGCGACGAGCATCGAGTACCTCACCGGCTTCGATCACATCCAGACCGAGCGGCCGGTCGTCCTCGCGGTGACGGCCGACCGAATCGAGATCACGGTGCCGCGCCTCGAGGTCGAGCGCGTGAGCGCGAACTCCCGGATCGACGCGGTCCACCACTACGACGACTACCCGGGCGGGCAGCCGATCCGGACGGTCGTCGACATGCTCGAGGGGCTGAGCGTCGACCGCGTCGCGGCGGACTCCGAAGGTGCACCCGGAACGATGGGCTACCAGGGGCCGCCGCTGACCGAATTCGTCAGCGTCGAGACCCAGGGGTGGGCGTCGCGGCTGCGCTGGGAGAAGTCGGACGCGGAGGTCGACCTGATCCGCGAGTCCGCCACGTGGGCGAACCTGGGCCATCGCTACCTCGCGGACTACACCGAACCCGGCGCACACCCGGCGACGGCGAGCCAGCGAGCGTCCGCGGACGCCTCGCGGGCGATGCTGGACGCGCTGGGCGAGCGCTACGTTCCGCGAACCCGCGGCGACGGGCCCGTCAGCGCGGGCTACATCGCGGGCGAGCAGACCCGGCTCCCGCACGGTCACACGGCGAACCGACGCCTCGAGGAGGGAGACGCGCTGATCACGGGCGCGACGGCGAACGTCGACGGCTACCGCTCCGAACTCGAGCGGACGATGTTCGTCGGCGAGCCGAGCGACGAGCAGGCCCACTACTTCGAACTCATGCTCGAGGCGCAGGATATCGCGATCGAGGCGCTCGGCCCGGGCGTCCCGATCGCGGCCGTCGACCGGGCGGTCCGGAACTACTTCGAGGAGCAGGGCGTCGCGGACCTCGCCCAGCACCACGTCGGACACAACATCGGCCTCGGCGGCCACGAACCGCCGTACATCGACCGAGGCTGGGGCGACCACTGCGAGTCCGACCACACGAGCTACGACGCCGACGACGCGGCGATGCGACCGGGCCACGTCTGGACGATCGAACCCGGGATCTACACGGAGACGGACGGCTACCGCCACTCCGATACGATCGCCATCACCGAGGACGGGATCGAGTGGCTGACGCACTATCCGCGAGACCTCGAGTCGAACGTCGTTCCGGTCGAATAA